One Myxococcaceae bacterium JPH2 genomic window, GTGCGTGGGCAGGCCCTGCGCCAGAAGCTGGAGGAGGCGAGCGACAACGCCGCGCGGCAGGCAGTGGCCGAGGCGACGGCGGAGACAGACGTGCGAGTCATGTTCCTCGTCGACAAGTCGGGGTCCATGGAAGGCGCCATCGAGCAGTCGAAGGAGGCGCTCGCGCGAATCCTCGCGGGCTTCCCCTTGGACAAGCTGCACGTGGCGGCGTTCGACACGATGGGCACATTGCTCAAGCCCAAGGCGGCCAACCGCGCGGCGGTCCAGCACATGTTGGGCAGCCTGAGGGCATCCGGCGGCACGGTGCATGGCGCCGCGGTGCACGCGCTGCACCGCGACGGCGTGAGGGTTCCCACCGAGGCGCGGCTCGTCGTCATCGTGGTGGGAGACGAGGCGGGCGAGGCGGGCGATCAGTTCGCTCGGGCGTTCCGGGACTGCGGCTACACCGTGTCCGCCCTGGCGCTGATGGTGAGTGTGGTGGGAGCGCGAGGCAACACGGTGCGCACGTGCGCCACGCAGCTTCGCGTGCCGTTCAGTGAGGTGCAGGTGGAGCAGTTCGCGGATCCGTACCAGGTTCCGCGGGTGCTCAAGGCGTTGCTGGACGCGCCCGCTGCCACGGGAGTCAGCCAGTCCGGCTGGGTCGAGCGTGTCATGCGGACCCCGTTGTTGAAGGTGGCCTGAGGTCGTCAGGCCTCACTCGGAGGCGGACGTGGACTACCGGAAGTTTCTCGGAAAGGCGCAGTCGATGGTGCTGCCGTATTGCGGCGGCGGGACCGTCGATGCGCCTTCACGCCGCCTCCGCGTCACCACTCCGGTCCAACCGGGCTGGTGGCGCTTCGAGGTGCAGGGGCGCCATGCGACCGCGCGAGAGGTGGCCGAGCCGGAGGGCTTGGACTCATGTCCGCGCGTCCGAGGACACCTCTGGGGAACGCGCCTCGTGCGCGACGGCGCGGTCGCGGAGCGCCTGGAGCTGATGCCGGAGGAGGAGCCGCCCCGCTTGTCGTGGGTCGTCGCCCGTCGCTGGCATGGCGGCACGCTCCTGTTCGATAGCCTGGAGTTCGAGAGCGAAGCAGAGGACGGCGCGCGGCGGGCCCTGGAGGAAGGACGAACCCTGGCCGGAGCCAAGGGCGTCAGCGCGTCCCTTCGCGCGGCCTTCGGCTATGCCGTCGTCGACGCAGTGGCGCGGACGCAAGGCATTCACTTCGCGCCGGCGGAAGTGCGCGGCAAGGTCCTCGCCATCTCGGAAGGAGGACGCACCGAGGCCGAGGCCGTTCTCTCGCGGCTGATCACCGAACGCGAGGTCCATCAACGCGCCCTGGCTCAGCGAGAAGCCGCGCGCGAGCAAGCAGCACGCGCACAGACACAGCCGCTCCACGCACGACCAGCCACGCGCCCTCAAGGACGAAGCTCACGTGTCGAGGCGGAGGGCCACCCGTCTGAGCGCGTGGAGCGCGCGCTGGAGAGCGCGGGCGCGCGGCTCTATGCCCAGCGCCGGCTGAGCAACGGGCTGCTCGAAGTGACCTATGGCTTCATGGACGAGCGCTTCGTCTCCGTGGTGGACGCCCAGACGCTTCAAGTACGAGACGCCGGGGTCTGCCTCGCGGGCGCGGATGACCGGGTGACGTTGGAGAGCCTGCCCTCGGTCATTCGCGAGGCCATCGAGTCGGACGTGCTGGTCATCACCCGACACGCCTGACCCCGACAGGAGTCACGTCATGCCCCACGCCACCTTGCGCGAAGTCTGTGCCCTCATCGGGCGAGGGGGTGGGGTGCTCTGGAGCGATGCGTCCGACAGCCCCATCCTGCTGCCGGACTCCCGCGCGCGCTGGGAGGCCATCTGGCGCCTTCGCGAGGAGCTGGAGGAGATCGCCCACAGTCATCCCGTGGGACCTCGGGGGTTCTCCCACGAGGACGAGACGACGATGCGCGCGCTCACCGAGGCGCTCGGGCGCGCCGTGCGCTTCTCGGTAGTCGCCCCCGACGGCATGGTGGCGCGCATCGGGAGCGAGGACGTACACCTCACCGCGGAGCCCGAGTGGGCCGCGTGGTTGCGCCGCGCCTCGGGCATGCACGAGGCGCCGTAACGCCAGCGTCAGCCGCCGAGCAGCCGGTTCACGAGCGCGACGTAGTCCTTCTTCGCGGTGTCTCGCGGCAGGCTCTTGCGCTGGGCCCACGCGTCGTACTTCGCGCGCCCCTTGATATCCAGCATCCCGGGACGCTTGCCCTGCACATCCCCCTCCGTGGCCTGCTTGAAGAGGGAGTACAGGGCCAGCAACTGCTCGGTGGAAGGCTGGCTGGGAAGCGTCTTCACGCGCTCCTGCGCGGAGCGGAAATCATCGTCGAGGGCCATGGCGTCTCCTGGTTCGCACGACCATAGCAACGCGCGGACACGACGCGGGTAGCGCGCCCCCCGCCGCTCCACGTTCCATCCCAGATACGGACAGGGCCGCGGGCAAAGCAACGCCCGACCCGCACGTTCCGTATCGGTTTCGCGGGGAGTTTCATGTCATGGAGCAACCTTCCAGGACATGGATTTTCCACGAATGTCAGAGCAGATTGCTTTGTCTAGCGACTCACGAGATTGTGAGAATTCCATGATTCTTTACGACGAGAGCAACCTCTCCCAGCTCTCCTGGCCCGACACCTCCGAGGGGCGATTCGCGCGGGACTTCCTCTCCCCGCTGCTGCGCCAAGGCACCTCGGCCTACGTCTCGGACCGCACCACCCTGCGCCTGGTGCAGGTGGATGACCTGGTCCTCCCGCTGGCCATCAACGACTCCGAGTACGACAACTCAGCCCTCTTCTCGACCTTCTCGCGATACATCACGTTGCAGTTGTCCGCGGTCACCGCCGAGGCGTGGGGACCGTTCCGCGCGTGGCTCGTGCGCGGCGTGATGAAGACGCTGGGGCTGCTGCTCAAGGCCTCGAAGATCGACCGGTGCGTCTACGTGGACCACTGGCTGATGCTGCGCAACCTCGGCGTGACGCTGTCCGCCGAGCAGGTGCGGCGGCTCTCGGACTTCCTGGCGTCACGCTTCCCCAAGCACGCCATCGTCTTCCAGGCCGTGAATCCGGCCACCCACGCGCCGCTGCTGAACACCTTGAAGGACCAGGGCTACGACTTCGTCTACGCGGCCCACACGCGCATGCTCGTGCCCTACAAGGCCGAGGTCAGCCGGCAGGTGCGCGAGAACCGCCGACGCGACGCGCGGCTGCTCGAGGCCGCGGGCTATCAGCTCGTGGATGGCCGGAAGATGCCGGACTGCGCGCCGAGACTCGTCGAGCTGTACCGCGCGCTGAACGGCGAGAAGTACTCGACGAACCTGCAGTTCTCGACCGAGTTCTTCGACACCACGCTGCGCGAGGGGATCCTCGAGTACCGGCTCGCGGTGAAGGACGGGCGCATCGATGGCTTCTACAGCTTCATGGTCAGCCACGACGTCGTCTCCTCGCCGGGCTTTGGCTACGACCTGAGCCTCCCGCAGGACCTCGGGCTGTATCGCGGGCTCGTGTATCACCTGATGCAAGAGGCGGTGGATCGCGGGCTGACCATCGAGCTGGGCGCGGGCGCGGATCAATTCAAGAGCTTGCGCGGCGACAAGGGCGTGCCCCGCTACAGCGCGGTGTACCTGCGTCACCTCCCAGAGTGGCGCAAGGCCGGATGGAGGCTGCTCCAGCGCTTCGCCAACGGCGGCCTGCTGCCCGCCTCCAAGGGATACCTGGGCGGAATCGAAGGCGAGCCGCCCGTGGGCTTCGACGGCATGCCCGACACGTTCTCGCCCCCCATGCCCATGGGCCCGCGCGAGGCGGCGACGGCGCTGCGGCAGGAGTTGGACCTGCTGGAGCGAGGACTCGACGAGACGGCCGGACTCGAAGGCGAAGCGCTGGCGCGGAGCCTCACGCCGCTCGCGGACAAGCTCCACAACTGGCCCCAGCCCACGCTGCGTGTCCTCGAGCTGCGCGAGAAGCTGGCGAAGCGGGAGCAGGAAGCTCGGCGCAAGGACTCCGCGCGCCCGAAGGCCGAGCAGCCCGCGGCCTCGGAGCAGGCACAGCAGCTCCTCGACGCCGCCACACGCATGGGGGAGACCGCCCTCGTGGCGCGACACCTGGGTGACGCTTCCGCCCAGCACCTGCGCGCGGTCGTGGAGTGTCTGCGACAGGCCCCAGGTCCCACCGCGGTGGTCCTCACCGCGTGTCGAGGCGAGAAGGTGGTGCTCGTCACCGCCGCGACACAAGCACTGCTCGCGCGCGGCGTGGATGCCAGCCAGCTCATGGCGCAGGTCGCGCCCTCGGTGGGCGGCAAGGGTGGAGGTTCACCCGACGTCGCCTGGGGCGGAGGCTCACGCCCCGATGGCATTGACGCTGCGCTCAGCGCCGCTCGCGATTACCTCCAGGCGAGTCTTGGCAGTCATTGAATTCCGTGTCGCGTCACCGGACTCACCCGACCATGCACCTCTACGACGAGACCCAGATCGAGGCGGCCCCTTGGCCAGACACCGAGGAAGGCCGACAGGCGAGAAGCTTCCTCGTGCCGCTGTTCCAACAGGGCCCTCAAGCCTTCTTCGAAGACAAGGCCAGCATGCGATTGCTGGCCATGGATGACCTGTGCATCCCGCTGTCCGTCACCGAATCGCCACACGACAACTCGTATTTCTTCTCGATGTTCGCGCGCTACATCACCAGCCAGCGCGCCGCCATCAAGACAGGCAATTGGAGCCCCGTCGCCGGCTTCGTCGCCAGCAGCGCGCTGTGGGGCGTGGGGTCTCTGCTCAAGGCCGCGCAGATCGACAAATGCGTGCAGGTCGACAACTGGCCCACCATGCGCAACATGGGCGCGGCCCTGGACGCGGACCAGGTGAAGCGCCTCACCGAGTTTCTCGTGTCGCGCTTTCCGCACCACGCGATTGTCTTTCCCGCGCTGAATCCCGCCACGCACTCCCCGCTGCTCAACCACTTGAAGGGGCACGGCTACGAGTTCGCGTACATGACGCATACGCGAATGCTGCTGCCCTTCGGGTTGGAGCTGAGCCGACGCGCCTTTGAGAACCGTCGCCGCGACGGCCGCATCGTGGAGACCACCGACTACTCGCTCGTCGAAGGGAAGGATGTTCCGGGCTGCGCCCCTCGGCTCGCCGAGCTGTACCGGATGCTGAATCGGGAGAAGTACACGACCAACCCACCCATCACGACCGCGTTCTTCGAGGCGGCGCTGCGTTCGGACAAGTACCGCATCCGCCTGCTCGTGAAGGACGGGCGTGTCGACATGTTCTACGGCGTCACCATCAAGGACGACGTCGTCAACTGCGCGCTCTCTGGCTACGACATCACGCTGCCGCAGGAGTTGGGGCTGTATCGCATGCTCAACAACCTCCTGATGATGGAGGCCCTCGACCGCGGGCTCGCCATCGAGACAGGCGGCGGCGCGGATCAGTTCAAGACGCTGCGCGGCGACCGGCCTCTTCCTCGCTACAACGCGGTGTACCTGAAGCACCTCTCCGCCCGCCGCAGGGGCGGATGGAGGCTGGTGCAGCGACTGGCCAATGAGTCCCTCCTGAACGTGAGCCGCGCCCGGCTCAAGCAGGTGGACGGAGACGAGAATGTCGCCGGCTTCGACGGCATCCCCGAGACCTTCGCGCCCCCGTTCCTGAGTCCGCGCGAGTCTGTCCAGCTGCTGCGTCAGGAGTTGGACGCGCTGGAGAAGGCGCTCGACGAGGCCGCCGCGCTGGAGGGACTGGAGCGCGTCCACCGGCTCTCCGAACTGTCGAAGCGCCTGGAGAACGAGCAACTCCCCCGCGCCCGGGTCGCGGAGCTTCGCCAGCGCTGCGAGTCGCTCGCGTCGGCGATGCAGAAAGACAAGCGCGCGCGAAAGTCCGCGGGGCGAGCGCAGCGCGCGGAACAGGCGCGTCAACTCCTGGAGCAGGCTTCGAAGCTGGGCGACACCACGCTCGTCGCGAAGCACCTGGGCGAGGCCCCGCTGCATCACCTGCGCACGTTGGCGGAGCTGCTGCGCAAGTCGGCTCCAAACGCCGCGGTCGTCCTCGCGGCGACCCAGGGCTCCACCGTCGCGCTCGTCACGGCCGCGACTCGGGACCTCATCGAGCGCGGAGTGAACGCGGGCATCCTGCTCGCACAGGCCGCGCCCTCGGTGGGCGGCACGGGCGAGGGAAGCCCTGAGATTGCGTGGGCAGAGGGGCCTCGACCGGAGGGCATCGCGGCGGCGCTGGACGCCACCCACGCCTTCCTCCAGGCCCGGCTGAACCCTCCGACCTGACAGCTCCACCCCATCCTTCAACCCGCGACAGAGCCGCTGGCTGCGCCGGCTCTGCAGAGAGGTGTGTTCCACGATGGCTCCGACGCAAGAAGACAAGCGGGCGCGGCTGGCGAGGCTCCTGCGCGACAAGACACAACCTCATCGGCACGCGCCGCCCTCGTTCTCCCAGGAGCGCATGTGGTTCCTGGATCAGTGGAGCCCCGGCAGCGCGCTGTTCAACATGCCCGCGGTGGTGCGCCTCACGGGCGCGCTCCACCTGGACGCGCTCAAGGCGAGCCTCCAGCAGTTGGTGGATCGCCACGAGCCCCTGCGAACGGTGCTCCCGGAGCAGGATGGCCAGCCCATCCAGATCATCGCGACCACGCAACCGCTGTCGCTCACCGTGGTGGAGCTACAGGATTACCCGCCCGCCGAACGGGAAGCCCGCGCCTGGGAGCACATCGCCGCCGAAGCACGGCGGCCCTTCGCGCTGGCCCAAGGTCCCCTCATGCGCGCCACGCTGTATCCGGCGCATGCGCATGAGCACCTGCTGCTGCTCAACCTGCATCACATCATCGCGGACGGCTGGTCCATGGGCGTGCTCGTCCGGGAGCTGGCGGCGTTCTACGTCGCCTTTCTCGAGGAGCGCCCCGCGACCCTGCCTGCACTGCCGCTCCAGTACGCGGACTTCGCCGCGTGGCAGCGACAGTGGTTGCTCGGTGGCGTGCTGGAGGCGCAGCTCGCCTTCTGGCGTGCTCGGTTGGATCCACACTCCCGCATCGAGCTTCCCGCCGACAAGCCGCGCCCCGCGACGCTCGGAAACCGAGGCACACGGCAGGTGTCGCTGCTCTCGCCCTCGCTCACGCAGGCCCTGCGGGACTTCAGCCAGCACGAAGGCAGGACGCTGTTTGTCATCTTGCTCGCGGCGTTCGACGTCCTGCTCCATCGCTATACCGGACAGACGGACCTGACGGTCGGGACACTCGTCTCCGGTCGCGGCCGGGCCGAGGTAGAGGGTCTCATCGGCCTGTTCATCAACGCCCTTCCCTTGCGCACCGCACTGTCCGGCAGCCTCACGTTCCGCGAGCTGCTGGAGCGCGTGCAGGACACGACGCTCAAGGCCTACGACCACCAGGACGTGCCCTTCGAGAAGCTGGTGGAGGCCCTCAAGCCCGAGCGCAGCTCCAGCCACCTGCCCATCGTCCAGGTGATGCTGATCCACCAGAACGCGCCCGCCTCGCCGCTCCAGGCACAAGGGCTGCGCATGGAGCCGCTGCCCGTCACCACCGAGACGACCAAGCACGACCTGACGCTGTACGCGATGGAGCTGCCCGACAACCTCCAGCTCAGCGCCGAATACAACACGGACCTCTTCGAGGCGCCGACGATGGTCCGCCTCCTCGGGCACCTGCGCCTGCTCCTCGAAGGCGCGCTCGCGAATCCGGACGCGCGCATCGCGGACCTGCCTCTGATGTCCGAGGCCGAGCGACAGCAGGTCCTCGTGGAGTGGCATGGCGCGCGGGACGCATTCCCTCGTGACGCGTGCATCCACACGCTCATCGAGGCCCAGGCCCAGCGCACCCCGGATGCCGTGGCGCTCACCTTCGAGGGCCAATCCCTCACGTACCAACAGCTTGACCAACGTGCCAATCAGTTGGCGCACCATCTGCGCGAGCACGGCGTGGGCCCAGAGTCGCGCGTGGGCCTGTGCTTGGAGCGGTCGCTGGAGCTGGTCATCTCCCTGCTCGCCACGCTCAAGGCCGGCGGCGCCTACGTGCCGATGGACCCCGGCTACCCGGCGCAGCGCCTGACCTGGATGCTCGAGGATGCCCGGCCCACCGTCCTGGTGGCGCAACAGCACCTGCTGGCCGTACTCCCTCCGCACGACGCCCGCGTGGTGTGCGTGGACACCGAGGTAGAGGCCATCGCGCGCCACCCGAGTCGCGCGCCCGAGCCCTGGGCCACGGCCGATCACCTCGCGTACATCATCTTCACGTCGGGCAGCACTGGCCGTCCCAAGGGCGCGATGAATGCGCATCGCCCCGTCGTGAACCGCCTCTGGTGGATGCAGAACGAGTACCGCCTGGGCTCGGAGGACGTGGTCCTTCAGAAGACGCCGTTCAGCTTCGACGTGTCGGTCTGGGAGTTCTTCTGGCCGCTCATGGTCGGCGCGCGGCTGGTGGTGGCTCGCCCCGGTGGACACCAGGAGCCCACCTATCTCACGCGGATCATCGAAGAGGCGCGAGTCACCACGCTGCACTTCGTCCCGTCCATGCTCCAGGTGTTCCTCGAGGAGCCTGGCGAGGCGCGCTGTCATCCCGTGAAGCGAATCGTGTGCAGTGGCGAGGCGCTGCCCCTGGAGTTGAAGGAGCGCTGTCTCCAACGACTCCCGCATGTGGAGCTGCACAACCTCTACGGCCCCACCGAGGCCGCCGTGGACGTCACCGCCTTCGCCTGCAAGCCCGCCGATGGACGACGCTCGGTGCCCATCGGTCGACCGGTGGCGAACACCTCTATTCGACTGCTCGATTCGCGCATGGGGCCTGTGCCCGTGGGAGTCGCCGGCGAGCTGTTCATCGGCGGCATCCAGGTGGGGCGTGGCTATCAATCGCGCCCGGACCTCACCGCCGAGCGATTCATCCCCGACCCGTTCAGCGAGACTCCGGGCACGCGGCTGTATCGCACCGGAGACGTGGCGCGCTGGCTGCCCGATGGCAACATCGAGTACCTGGGCCGCGCTGACTTCCAGGTGAAGGTGCGCGGTCTGCGCATCGAACTGGGAGAGATTGAAGCCGCGCTGGAGCAACAGCCGGGCGTGCAACAGGCCGTGGTGCTCGCGCGCGAGGACATCCCCGGAGACAAGCGACTCGTGGCGTACGTCACGGGCCGGGGTGGGCCGAGCGCCGTGGATGCCGAAGCCGTGCGCACCGCCCTCGCGGCGCGGCTGCCTGAGTACATGGTGCCCGCCGCCTTCGTGGTGCTGGAGGCGCTGCCGCTCAATCCCAATGGCAAGGTCGAGCGCAAGGCCCTCCCCGCTCCCTCATTCGAGCGCACCGAGGAAGCCCGCGTGGCGCCGAGCACGCCCACGGAGCGCGAGGTCGCCGCGCTGTTTGAAGAACTGCTCAGCGTGCGGGACGTGGGCGCGAAGGATGACCTGTTCCGCTTGGGCGGCAACTCACTGCTCGCGACCCGCGTCCTCGCTCGACTGCGGACCCGCTTCGGCGTCGAGCTGCCCTTGCGCGTTCTCTTCCAACACTCCACCGTCCAGCAGCTCGCGAAGCTGGTGGATGACACCCGCGCGATGGGGACCGAGCACGCAACGCCCACCGCCATATCTGACAAGCGCGAGCGGCGCCCGGCCATTCCCTTGAGCGTGGATGACGCGCCCGAGGGCACCGCGCTCGCCTCCACGACAGCACCTGAGGAAGGGCCTGCCGCCGAGATCTCTCCAGAGGAAAGGCATCGCGTCCTCGTGGAGTGGAACGACACCTCCGCGGACTTCCCTCGTGGCGTCTGCATGCACCAGCTCGTGGAGGCCCAGGTCCAGCGGACTCCCAACGCCGTGGCGGTGGTCGCGGGCGGGGCTCGGATCTCCTATCGGCAGCTCGATGCTCGCGCCAACCAGCTCGCGCGACACCTGCGCTCGATGGGCGTGGGGCCCGAGGTCCGAGTCGGGCTGTGTGTCGAGCGCGGGGTGGACATGGTCGTGGGGATGCTCGGCATCCTCAAGGCGGGAGCCGCGTACGTCCCGCTCGACCCCACGTATCCTCGCGAGCGACTGGCGTATCTGCTGGAGGATGCGCGGGGCCCAGCGCTCGTCGCGCACTCGCATCTGCTCGCGTCGCTGCCTCCGTACGACGCGCGAGTGGTCTGCCTGGATACGGAGCGGGAAGTCCTGGCTCGCGAACCCAGCGGACCGCTCGAATCCAACGCGACGTCGCAGAACCTCGCCTATCTCATCTACACGTCGGGCAGCACGGGACGCCCCAAGGGCGTCGCCATCACACACCACAGCGCGGTGGCCTTCCTCTCCTGGGCCCACGCCATCTACTCGGCCGACGAGCTGCGCGGCGTGCTGGCCTGCACGTCCGTCAACTTCGACCTCTCCGTGTTCGAGGTCTTCGCCCCATTAAGCCGAGGCGGCACCGTCATCGTCGCGCGCAATGCCTTGCATCTGGCTGAGCTGCCCGAGGCCTCCGAGGTCACCCTGCTCAACACGGTGCCCTCCGCCATGGCCCAGCTCCTGAGGCTCGGGGCGTTGCCGCCGTCGGTCCGCACCGTCAACCTCGCGGGCGAGGCGCTGCCCGCGCCCCTCGCACGACAGGTCTTCGAAGTCCCCACCGTCGAGCACCTGTACAACCTCTACGGCCCCTCCGAGGACACCACCTACTCCACCTATGCCCACGTGCAGCGCGGCGAGGTGCCCAACATCGGCCGGACCATCACCAACACCCGCGCCTATGTGTTGGACGCACAGCTCCAGCCCGTGCCCATTGGTGCCACAGGCGAGCTGTACCTCGCGGGAGATGGCCTGGCGCGCGGCTACCTCCACCGGCCTGACCTCACCGCGGAGCGCTTCATCCCCGCGCCCTTCGAGCCCGCCGGCTCTCGCATGTACAAGACAGGCGACCGCGTGCGGTATCGCGAGGACGGTGCGCTCGAGTACCTGGGCCGCAATGACTTCCAAGTAAAGATTCGCGGCTTCCGCATCGAGTTGGGCGAAGTGGAGACCGCGGTTCAAGCACAGCCCGTCGTGCGCGAGGCCGTGGTGATGGCGCGCGAGGACCACGCCGGCGACAAGCGGCTCGTGGCCTATGTCGTCGCGCGCGAGGGACAGACGCTGGACGTCACGACGCTGCGGCAGAGCCTGCGCCAGCGGCTCCCTGAGTTCATGGTCCCCTCGGCGCTCGTCGTGATGGACGCACTCCCGCTGAACCCCAATGGCAAGGTCGACCGCAAGGCCCTGCCCGCCCCCGTCGCGGAGCGCGCGAGCACGCGTCCGTATGAGGCCCCGAGCACACCCACCGAGGAGTTGCTCTCGGGCCTCTGGAGACAGGTGTTGGGCTTGGAGCGCGCGGGACTCCAGGACCACTTCTTCGAGCTGGGTGGTCACTCCTTGATGGCCACCCAGGTGGCCTCCCGACTGCGCGCGTCGCTGCATGTCGAGCTGCCCCTGAGCGCCTTCTTTGAAGCACCCACGCTCGGGGCTCTCGCGCGGCGAGTGGAGGCGGTTCGGGAGCAAGGCGACGCGCGCCCCATCGTGCCGCCCCTGCTTCCCGTGCCGCGTGGCTCCAGGGTGCCGCTGTCCTTCGCGCAGCAGCGCCTGTGGCTGCTCGACCAGCTCGAACCTGGCAGCACCGCCTACACCATCCTCGCGGCGCTGCGCCTGCGAGGTCCTCTCAATCCCCGCGCGCTCGTCCGTGCCTTCCAGGCCCTCCTCCAGCGACATGAGAGCCTGCGGACCCGGTTCCTCGCGGACGAGGCGGGGCCGCATCAGGTCATTCACGAAGACGCTGCACCGGACATGCGGCTCATCGACCTGCACGACCTGCCTGAGTCGGAACAGGAGCGCGAGTCGCTTGCCCTGGCGAGCGACGAGGCGGAGCGGCCCTTCGACCTCACGCGCGGCCCGCTCGTGCGTGGACTGCTCATCCGTCGCGACGACACACATCACCTGCTCGTCGTGACGATGCACCACATCATCTCCGACGGCTGGTCCTCCGCCGTGCTCATCCGCGAGCTGTCCTCGCTGTACGCGGCGTTCACCGCCGGGCAGGACGCACGCCTGCCTGCGCTGTCGTCGCAATATGCGGACTACGCACTGTGGCAGCGCCAATGGTTGCGCGGCGACGTGCTGGACTCCCAAGTCGACTACTGGCGCCGGCAGCTCGCGGGAGCCCCCACGGCCCTGAACCTTCCCACCGACAAGCCCCGGCCCGCCGTCCAGACCTTCCGAGGCGGACGCGTGCCGGTGAAGTTGGGCGCAGAACTCACGCGAGGCATCTCGGCGCTGTGCGCACGCGAGGGCGTCACGCCGTTCATGGCGTTGCTGACGGGACTCCAGGCATTGCTCTCACGCCTCTCGGGACAGCCCGACGTGGTGGTCGGGTCTCCCATCGCGGGGCGCGGAGACGCGGAGCTGGAGGGCCTGATTGGCTGCTTCGTGAACACGCTCGCGCTGCGCACTCGGATGGACGTCGCGCTCGACTTCCGCGCGCTGCTGAAGCGGGTGCGCGACGTCACGCTGGGCGCGTACGCGCACCAAGACGTCCCCTTCGAGCGCGTCGTGGAGGCCGTGTTGCCCATGCGCGACGCGAGCCGCTCTCCCCTCTTCCAGGTGCTCTTCGTCCTGGAGAACGCCCCGGTGTCACAGCCCATGGGCCCGGGGCTCTCGCTCGACTTCGTGGACGTGGAGCGCCACTCGGCGAAGTTCGACCTGACGCTCGCGCTGTGGGACGAGCCCGGCGGCCTCACCGGCGTGCTCGAATACAACAGCGACCTCTTCGCACCGTCCTCGGCATCACGCATGGCGGAGCAACTGCGCGCGCTGCTGGCCTGGGGCGTGGCGAATCCCGAGCAGCCGCTCTCGGCGTTCCACCTTGGCGCGGTGCAGTCCGAGGTGCTCGTTCCCCTGCGCCCGCAAGGCTCGAAGCCGCCACGCTTCTTCGTCCATGCCATCGGAGGCACCGTGCTGGGCTACACGGAGCTGGCGCGTCAGCTCGAGCCCGAGCGTCCCTTCTACGCGCTGCAAGCCCGCGGGCTCGAAGGGGGGCATCCGCCGCTCGACACGGTCGAGGCCATGGCAGCGCACTACGTGCAGGCCCTCCAAGCCGTGCAGCCCGTGGGGCCCTACCACCTGGGAGGCTGGTCCATGGGCGCCATCGTTGCCTTCGAGATGGCTCGATTGCTCCAGGCCCGAGGTGAGCGCGTGGAACCCCTCCTCTTCATCGAGCCGAGTCCAAGCGCCTACGCGCAAGGCATCCGCATCGAGGACGCGGCGACGCTGGGCAGCCTCTTCGCGGCCAACCTCGCGCAGACCACCGGACTCTCGTTGGAGCTCCCCGCCCACGTCTCGCCCGAGGACTCCGACGCGCTGCTCACACACTTGCTGGAGGATGGACGCCGCACGGGCGTCTTCGGCCCCGACGAGGGAATCGACCATCTTCGGACGCTCCAGCGAGCCTTCACGACTTGCGCAACCGCGCTCTATCAGCACACCCTTCGTCCGCTGAACCTCCCCGTCACCCTGCTCCGAGGGACCGAAGCAGACGTGGACGAGGGAGCGGACCGAACCCGGGGGTGGAGCAAGCTCGCCTCCCAAGTCGAGGTGGTGGACGTGCCTGGAGATCATTTCAGCATCCTGCGGTCCCCCCAGGTGGAAGCGGTGGCGCGAGCCCTGGCGTCCCGCTCGCGTGCAGGTGACCTCACGTGACGGCGGCATCGACCTCCGGCACGCGCGGCATCACCCACCCCTCGAGCGTCTTCTTCATCACCTGGGCGGGGCTCGCGGTGTCGTGGTTCGGCTCGGGGCTGATGAGCTTCGCCATCGGCACCGTCGTCTACCAGCGCACGGGCTCCATCACCGAGTACTCCCTCTTCAGCTTCTTCTACTTCGTGCCCCTGGCGCTCGTATCCCCCATCGCCGGAGCACTGGTCGACCGGTGGGACCGGCGCAGCGCCAT contains:
- a CDS encoding acyl-CoA-binding protein, whose product is MALDDDFRSAQERVKTLPSQPSTEQLLALYSLFKQATEGDVQGKRPGMLDIKGRAKYDAWAQRKSLPRDTAKKDYVALVNRLLGG